From a single Thermothielavioides terrestris NRRL 8126 chromosome 3, complete sequence genomic region:
- a CDS encoding glycoside hydrolase family 5 protein (CAZy_ID 269784), which produces MTGLRLIIEDGKFCDGHGRQVVLRGINVAGEAKYPSRPHQPSHVPDDFFDGDNVSFVGRPFPSHEAHLHFSRLKRYGYNTIRYVFTWEAIEAAGPGIYDEAWIAETIEVLRAAKRYGFYIFMDPHQDVWSRFSGGSGAPMWTLYAAGLNPQSFAATEAAIVHNTYPEPDKFPKMIWSTNYYRLAAATMFTLFFAGRDFAPKCILDGMNIQDYLQGHFLRACAHLARRIHEAGDIENDVVFGWETLNEPNKGMIGYEDISVIPKEQALKKGTCPTIWQAMLLGSGRAVEVETWDMGGLGPYKVGRTLVDPHGEVAWLPAGYDESRYGYKRDPGWKLGECLWAQHGVWDPSTDTLLRKDYFRKHPTTGDTIDYPYFTNTYFMDFYRKFRDAIRAHHADAIMLLQGPTMELPPLIKGTPDGDDPRLVYAPHWYDGITLMTKKWNRNWNVDVIGVLRGRYWHPAFAIKLGETAIRNCFRDQHAAMRKEGLDRMGNHPCVMTEFGIPYDMDDKYAYRTGDYSSQSAAMDANHFAVEAAGLEGYTLWLYMATNDHERGDQWNGEDLSIFSIDDKLLPLSALPRSPGIDGASTTALRSSVPRKELDDDDSVTPANLKRSLTNPSISSEATSRQPELTACPGYRAAEAYVRPAPTTVAGVIASYGFDLRQCVFTLALTAPRAADPLAPTVVFLPEYHFPRDACVVEASSGKWEISCDEDEAVLVQRLRWWHGPGEQTLRVSGVVRKLLAAEAVGGGAAAAGAAVAEDAGYYEQCNQGAWSNCALM; this is translated from the exons ATGACCGGCCTCCGTCTCATCATCGAGGATGGCAAGTTCTGCGACGGGCACGGCAGGCAGGTCGTTCTGCGCGGCATCAACGTCGCCGGCGAAGCCAAGTACCCGAGCAGGCCCCATCAGCCGTCGCACGTGCCCGACGACTTCTTCGACGGCGACAACGTCAGCTTCGTCGGCAGGCCCTTCCCCAGCCACGAGGCCCACCTCCATTTCTCCCGCCTGAAGCGCTACGGCTACAACACCATCCGCTATGTCTTCACCTGGGAGGCCAtcgaggccgccggcccgggcATCTACGACGAGGCCTGGATCGCCGAGACGATCGAggtgctgcgcgccgcgAAGCGCTACGGCTTCTACATCTTCATGGATCCTCACCAGGACGTG TGGTCTCGCTTCTCAGGGGGCTCGGGTGCTCCCATGTGGACGCTCTACGCGGCCGGCCTCAACCCGCAGAGCTTTGCGGCGACGGAGGCTGCTATCGTCCACAACACGTACCCGGAGCCCGACAAGTTCCCCAAGATGATCTGGTCCACAAACTACTACCGCCTTGCCGCCGCTACCATGTTCACGCTGTTCTTTGCCGGCAGGGACTTTGCGCCCAAGTGCATCCTGGACGGGATGAACATCCAAGACTATCTGCAGGGGCATTTCCTGCGGGCTTGCGCCCACCTCGCGCGGCGCATCCACGAAGCCGGGGACATCGAGAACGACGTCGTGTTCGGCTGGGAGACCTTGAACGAGCCAAACAAGGGCATGATCGGCTACGAGGACATCAGTGTCATACCGAAAGAGCAGGCGCTGAAGAAAGGCACCTGCCCGACGATATGGCAGGCCATGCTTCTGGGGTCCGGTCGcgccgtcgaggtcgagacGTGGGACATGGGCGGGCTAGGTCCGTACAAGGTCGGGCGCACGCTGGTCGACCCCCACGGCGAGGTTGCCTGGCTGCCGGCCGGCTACGACGAGTCGCGCTACGGCTATAAGAGGGATCCCGGGTGGAAGCTCGGGGAGTGCCTCTGGGCACAGCACGGCGTTTGGGATCCATCCACCGACACGCTTCTCAGGAAGGACTATTTCCGAAAGCACCCGACTACTGGTGACACCATCGACTACCCCTACTTCACCAACACGTATTTCATGGACTTCTACCGGAAATTCCGCGACGCGATCCGGGCGCATCACGCGGATGCGATCATGCTGCTGCAGGGACCCACGATggagctgccgccgttgaTCAAGGGCACTCCAGACGGCGACGATCCTCGGCTGGTTTACGCTCCGCATTGGTATGACGGCATCACGCTGATGACCAAGAAGTGGAACAGGAATTGGAACGTCGATGTGATAGGCGTGCTCCGCGGGAGGTACTGGCACCCGGCCTTCGCCATCAAGCTGGGCGAGACGGCCATCCGCAACTGCTTCCGGGACCAGCACGCGGCCATGAGGAAGGAGGGCCTCGACCGCATGGGGAACCACCCGTGCGTGATGACAGAGTTCGGCATCCCGTACGACATGGACGACAAGTATGCCTACCGGACGGGCGACTACTCGAGTCAGTCGGCTGCTATGGACGCCAACCACTTCGCAGTGGAAGCCGCCGGCTTAGAAGGCTATACCCTGTGGCTATACATGGCCACGAACGACCACGAAAGGGGGGACCAGTGGAACGGCGAGGACCTTTCCATCTTCTCCATCGACGACAAGCTGCTACCTCTTTCGGCGCTTCCTCGGAGTCCCGGCATCGACGGCGCCTCAACGACCGCTCTGCGCTCCTCCGTGCCGAGGAAggagctggacgacgacgacagcgtcACGCCGGCCAACCTCAAGCGCTCCCTCACCAACCCCTCCATCTCGTCCGAGGCCACGTCCCGGCAGCCGGAGCTGACCGCCTGCCCGGGGTACCGGGCCGCGGAGGCGTACGTGCGGCCGGCCCCGACCACGGTCGCGGGCGTCATCGCCAGCTACGGCTTCGACCTGCGGCAGTGCGTCTTCACGCTGGCGCTcacggcgccgcgcgccgccgacccgctCGCCCCGACCGTCGTCTTCCTCCCCGAGTACCACTTCCCCCGCGACGCGTGCGTCGTCGAGGCCAGCTCGGGAAAGTGGGAGATCAGCtgcgacgaggacgaggccgtgcTCGTCCAGCGCCTGCGCTGGTGGCACGGCCCCGGCGAGCAGACCCTGCGCGTCTCGGGCGTCGTCAGGAAGCTGCTTGCCGCTGAGGCTGTGGGgggtggtgctgccgccgccggtgccgccgtcgccgaggacgctGGATACTACGAACAGTGTAACCAGGGGGCGTGGAGCAATTGTGCTCTTATGTGA